One Oryza sativa Japonica Group chromosome 8, ASM3414082v1 DNA window includes the following coding sequences:
- the LOC4344515 gene encoding polyadenylate-binding protein-interacting protein 11 isoform X2, translating into MAVVETSADHAAPPPPEGDAGEREMRDLEDLLSKLNPMAEEFVPPSLAAASPTAYAYYPTPTPSHVFPAVDGLAGPRPRKGGGGGGGGGFGGQGHAGKRRMNSRTSMAQRDEVIRRTVYVSDIDHQVTEEQLAALFINCGQVVDCRMCGDPNSVLRFAFIEFTDEESARAALNLSGTVLGYYPVRVLPSKTAIAPVNPTFLPRSDDEREMCARTIYCTNIDKKVSQADVKLFFESICGEVYRLRLLGDYHHSTRIAFVEFVMAESATAALNCSGVILGSLPIRVSPSKTPVRPRAPRQLMH; encoded by the exons ATGGCCGTCGTCGAGACCTCCGCCGACcacgccgcgcctccgccgcccgagGGGGACgccggggagagggagatgcgGGATCTGGAGGACCTGCTCTCCAAGCTCAACCCCATGGCCGAGGAGTTCGTCCCGccttccctcgccgccgcctcccccaccgCCTACGCCTActaccccacccccaccccctcccACGTCTTCCCCGCCGTCGATGGCCTCGCCGGACCCCGACCCAGG aagggcggaggaggaggtggaggaggagggttcGGTGGCCAGGGCCACGCCGGGAAGCGCCGGATGAACAGCCGCACCAGCATGGCGCAGCGCGACGAGGTCATCCGCCGCACCGTCTACGTCTCCGACATCGATCACCAG GTCACTGAAGAGCAATTGGCAGCACTATTTATCAACTGTGGACAG GTTGTGGACTGTCGTATGTGTGGGGATCCGAATTCTGTTCTTCGTTTTGCTTTCATAGAGTTCACTGATGAGG AGAGTGCAAGGGCTGCTCTAAATTTGTCGGGAACCGTGCTTGGATATTATCCTGTCAGGGTGCTGCCATCAAAAACTGCGATTGCACCTGTTAACCCAACATTTCTGCCCAGG TCCGATGATGAGCGTGAGATGTGTGCAAGGACTATTTACTGCACAAACATTGACAAGAAG GTCTCTCAGGCAGATGTGAAATTGTTCTTCGAGTCGATATGTGGAGAG GTATATCGGCTGAGGTTGCTTGGTGACTACCATCATTCTACTCGCATTGCCTTTGTGGAGTTTGTGATG GCTGAAAGTGCCACTGCTGCTCTCAACTGCAGTGGTGTCATACTGGGTTCCTTGCCAATAAG GGTGAGCCCCTCAAAGACTCCCGTGCGTCCCCGTGCACCTCGCCAGCTGATGCACTAG
- the LOC4344515 gene encoding polyadenylate-binding protein-interacting protein 11 isoform X1: MAVVETSADHAAPPPPEGDAGEREMRDLEDLLSKLNPMAEEFVPPSLAAASPTAYAYYPTPTPSHVFPAVDGLAGPRPRKKGGGGGGGGGFGGQGHAGKRRMNSRTSMAQRDEVIRRTVYVSDIDHQVTEEQLAALFINCGQVVDCRMCGDPNSVLRFAFIEFTDEESARAALNLSGTVLGYYPVRVLPSKTAIAPVNPTFLPRSDDEREMCARTIYCTNIDKKVSQADVKLFFESICGEVYRLRLLGDYHHSTRIAFVEFVMAESATAALNCSGVILGSLPIRVSPSKTPVRPRAPRQLMH, from the exons ATGGCCGTCGTCGAGACCTCCGCCGACcacgccgcgcctccgccgcccgagGGGGACgccggggagagggagatgcgGGATCTGGAGGACCTGCTCTCCAAGCTCAACCCCATGGCCGAGGAGTTCGTCCCGccttccctcgccgccgcctcccccaccgCCTACGCCTActaccccacccccaccccctcccACGTCTTCCCCGCCGTCGATGGCCTCGCCGGACCCCGACCCAGG AAGaagggcggaggaggaggtggaggaggagggttcGGTGGCCAGGGCCACGCCGGGAAGCGCCGGATGAACAGCCGCACCAGCATGGCGCAGCGCGACGAGGTCATCCGCCGCACCGTCTACGTCTCCGACATCGATCACCAG GTCACTGAAGAGCAATTGGCAGCACTATTTATCAACTGTGGACAG GTTGTGGACTGTCGTATGTGTGGGGATCCGAATTCTGTTCTTCGTTTTGCTTTCATAGAGTTCACTGATGAGG AGAGTGCAAGGGCTGCTCTAAATTTGTCGGGAACCGTGCTTGGATATTATCCTGTCAGGGTGCTGCCATCAAAAACTGCGATTGCACCTGTTAACCCAACATTTCTGCCCAGG TCCGATGATGAGCGTGAGATGTGTGCAAGGACTATTTACTGCACAAACATTGACAAGAAG GTCTCTCAGGCAGATGTGAAATTGTTCTTCGAGTCGATATGTGGAGAG GTATATCGGCTGAGGTTGCTTGGTGACTACCATCATTCTACTCGCATTGCCTTTGTGGAGTTTGTGATG GCTGAAAGTGCCACTGCTGCTCTCAACTGCAGTGGTGTCATACTGGGTTCCTTGCCAATAAG GGTGAGCCCCTCAAAGACTCCCGTGCGTCCCCGTGCACCTCGCCAGCTGATGCACTAG